The genomic segment AAGGGATGATAGGCAAGGGTATGCGCTCGCAGGCAGTGAAGGATGCCATGAAGAAGTACAAGGCAGTGTATCTGGCTGCTGTGGGTGGTGCCGGAGCACTCATCTCCAAGAGCATAAAGAAATCAGAGGTAGTCGCCTACGAGGACCTTGGTGCTGAGGCTATCTTGCGACTAGAGGTAGAAGATTTTCCTGCTACCGTCATCAATGACATCTACGGAGGGGACCTGTACGAAGAGGGGAAGGCCAAATACCACAGGAACTAAAGGGTAGTTAGCCGGAGGCGACAAGTCGGATAGAGTCCCTTCCACTCTTACCACCATCAACTCACTGAGAACCTGTGTGGGTACGGCTAGCTTTGCAAGTTGACGGTTCGGTGTAGCGATAACACGGCTCAGCGCATATCAAGTACTTTGCCTTCTTGTCCTGTGACCCGTTGCCTCCTTCTTGCTACTCCTTTTTGAGCACTATCTTACTTATACTCCCTGTGCCATTAGCCCCAGTCTCCATATCCAAGAGGCTTCAGCAGGTTGTGCCCCCTGCAAATGAGTCGCTATCCGGCTTTCACCTAACGACAAAGCCAAATTGTTCAGCGACCGCTGCCAGGAACGGTCTTCCAGTACAATTAGATTCAAGCTATCGTGCTGGTTCTCTGCGGACAGATACTTGCCGCCAGAGGTACAAAGCTCTTACAATTAACCTTGATACTGGCTGTGAGCAATCGCCTATGAATCTTTCGGTTGAACTAGCTCCCACTCACCGCCGGGGCCTGCGGTTGAAGAACCCGGTGATGAATGCCTCGGGGACATATGGCTATGGTACGGAGTACGCCTCTTTCGTGGATGTCCAGAGGCTGGGGGCTGTGGTCTGCAAGGCCACCACCCTTGAGCCGCGCGAAGGAAATCCTCAGCCTCGCCTGAGGGAGACACCGGCTGGGCTGCTGAACTCTATCGGCCTTCAGAACATCGGCGTAGAGGCCTTGATCAGGGACAAAGCTCCAATTTGGGCCTCCTGGGAGGTGCCAGTAATAGTCAACATAGCTGGCGAACAGGTGGGCGACTATGCCAGGCTAGCTTCCATGCTGGATGGGGTGGCTGGAATCAGTGGCCTGGAGGTGAACATCAGTTGCCCCAATGTGCAGGCAGGAGAGATGGAGTTCGGCACCGACCCCAAAATGGCGGCTGCCGTCACCAGGGCCGCGTTGTCGGCCACCTCTCTGCCAGTAGTAGTGAAGCTGACTCCAAATGTAACCGATATTGCGGAGATCGCCTTGGCCGTAAGCGAGGCTGGCGCCCACGCCCTGTGCTTGGTCAACACCCTGAGAGGGATGGCCATTGACATATCTGAGCGCAAACCTTTTCTGGGGAATATCTGCGGCGGGCTTTCCGGCCCAGCCATAAGACCGGTAGCCTTGCACATGGTCTACCAGGTGGCCAAAAAAGTGAAGATACCGATTGTGGGCTGCGGAGGCATCAGCTCCGCTGAAGACGCCCTCGAGTTCATTATGGCTGGCGCCAGCGCTGTCCAAGTGGGTACAGCTCAGTTCGTCAATCCCAGGGCCTTGATTGACGTCCTCGAAGGGCTGGAACAGTTTATGCTGCGGGAGGGCATAGGAGATATCTCGGAGCTTATTGGCGTGGCCCAGGGCTAGGAGATTGCTGGTTCCAGGTATGCGGAGCAACTTGGTATAATTTATATGGAAGCAAGATGAAGACGAGCATGCTGGACAAGCTGGAGACCGTGGAGCGGCGCTATGAGGAGCTGAATCAGCTCATGGCGTCCGGCTCAGGGCAATGGCAGGGCCTGGCTCAGGAGCAGGCTTCGCTTCAGCCGCTGGTTTACAAGTTCAGGCAATACAAGCAGACTGCCAGGGAACTGGAGGAAACGGAACAGCTTTTGAGAGATGGCCTGGAGCCGGAAATGGCGGTGCTGGTTAAGCAAGAGATAGAGGTGCTGAAGAAGCGCGGTGAAGATCTGATGCATGACCTCACGATTTCCCTGCTGCCTCAGGACCCCAGCAGCAGCAAGAACGCTATTGTGGAGATCCGCGCTGGGACGGGCGGAGAGGAGGCCGCCTTGTTCGCCGCTGATCTGTTTCGCATGTACACGCGGTATGCTCAGGCCAAGAGCTGGAAGACGGAGATGATTGACGCCAGCCAAAGCGACCGTGGGGGCTTTAAGGAGATTATCTTCGAAGTCAGCGGCAAGAATGCTTTCGGCACATTAAAACACGAACGGGGCGTGCACCGGGTGCAGCGCATTCCAGTCACCGAAGCCGGGGGGCGGATTCATACCTCTACGGCTACGGTGGCTGTGCTGTCTGAAGCAGAGGAGGTGGAGGTCAATATCAAACCGGAGGACCTGAAGGTGGATATCTTTCACAGCGGCGGCCCGGGGGGACAGAATGTGAATAAAGTGGCCACCGCAGTGAGGCTCACGCACATCCCCACCGGGATGGTGGTAGTCTGTCAGGATGATAGATCACAGCTTCGCAATCGAAATAAGGCGATGGCGGTGCTCCGCGCCCGCCTTTTCGATATAGAGCAGCGCAGGCAGCAGGAAGAGATCACCAAAGAGCGCCGCTCTCAGGTAGGCACCGCCGAGCGCGCCGAAAAGATCCGCACCTATAATTTCCCCCAGAGCAGGGTTACCGACCATCGCATCGGGCTGACCCTGCACAATTTGCCCGCTATTCTCGACGGAGGGCTGGATGAGCTTATTGACGCTCTGTCAGCAGATGAGCGGGCCAGACAGCTAGAGGAACTGATGGGTGAGCCTCAAAGAAGCGCTTCGCCAAGCTGAAGCCCTGATTGCTTCCCACAACATCCCTGATGCCCGGGTTGAAGCCGAATTGCTCTTGATGCACTGCCTGGGTATAGGCAAGGTCGAACTGTACACCAAACTGGATCAGCCGCTGTCTTCCTCTCAGTCTGAAAGCTTCTGGTCTCTGGTGCAGCGACGCCTTCGACATGAGCCTACAGCCTACATAGTGAAACAATGCCAGTTCTACGGGGTTGAGTTTCATGTCGATCCCCGCGTTCTTATCCCCAGGCCGGAAAGCGAGTTGCTGGTAGAGTTGGCACTAGAGTTTGCTGAGCGGGGTTTCGCACTAGGAGAGCCTTGCTTGCTGGCGGACGTCGGTACCGGCAGCGGCGCTATTGCCATAGCTCTGGCTTTGCATCTTCCCCAGGCTGAGGTCTATGCCCTGGACGTGTCAGCAGCAGCATTAGAGGTAGCTGCCACAAATTGCGCCAGACATGCGGTGGAGAAACGAGTCCATCTCCTCCTGGGGGATATGCTGCAGCCTCTTCCCCGACCGGTGCATGTTATCGTGGCCAATTTGCCCTATGTCCGCGACGCCGACCTGCCGCGCCTGGCTCCGGAGATACGGGACTTTGAGCCTGTTGTGGCTCTGGCTGGTGGCGCCGATGGATTGGCGGCGGTGCGCCGGTTGCTGCCTCAGGCCGTGAAGAAGATTATTCCTGGCGGGTTGCTCTTGGTGGAAGTTGGGGATGGGCAGGGGGCAACGGCGGCTGATTTGGCACGCCGTTGCTTTCCCACCGGCAGCATAGATTTAGTGCCTGACCTGAGTGGGACTGATCGGCTGGTGAGGGTTCAAACCTAGCACAAGGCTTCAGCTTTACTGGGTGGCTGTAAAGCTGTAGGGTGGGTGAAGTCCGCCTGAGAGTTTGTGAAGAAATGCGGGCCGTAGCTTCGGCAACTCACGATTTCCAGCTTTGAAGGGGCAATAAATTCACAGCCTCTGAGGCGGACGAAACCCACCGCAATACGTTGGGTTTGGTGGGTTCCATTTCATTTCAGCCATCCTGCTCCTAGAGTAGCTTTAGACGCGAAAGCCGAAGTCTCTAGCCGATGCCCTCCTCAGCATGAAGGGCCAAGCTTATCGGTTCTTCAATCCAGTTCCGACAGATCAAATCTCATTCCGTCTCTGGCAGCAATCACGCGGACACCTGTTTCCTCAGCCAGCCTCTTGGCTACCTCCCAGGGTCTGGCCTGCCACATGGTCATACCGAAGTGGTTCAGGATAGCCACCTTTGGCTGGAGGTTCTTGATAATCTCACCTGCCTCCGGGGCGGAAAGGTGCTCGAAAGGGCCACCTGGCTCAAACCTGACCACGTTCACGATGAGCAGGTCAGCTTTGTAGTGCTGGCAGAGTTCATCGAAGTAGCGTGTATCCACAAGACAGGAGATAGTGTGCCTGCCGCCGTTGAATACTAAGCCATAGGTCTCTACGGGGTGATGGTGACTGACAGGCGCCCGAAAAAAGATGCCGCCGACGCTATAGCTTCCCCCTTCTTTCACGACCTCGATGTGCCCCAGATAGGGACGCAGATAGCGGAGGACGACCGGGTCTTCATCCAGGGCATCTCTCGGGGCGAAGAGAACTCCTCTTTTGCGTAGACCTCCGTCAGTCATGGCTTCGATCATCACGTTCGCATCTGCAGCATGGTCGAGATGTCTGTGGGATAGGATGATGGCCTCCAGCTTGGTGGCCTTCAGTTTTCGCTTGGTAGCTTGGACCAGGGTGCCAGGACCGGGATCGAGCAATATTTCTGTGCCGCCCAGGTGGAACCAAAGCCCGCCTGAGGCCACGATCTGATTAGCTACCATCACCCGTGCGCCGGCAGTCCCGAGGAAGGTTATTGTGTCGCTTGACTCGCTCAAATACTGGCTCCTCTGGTCAGCTAACAATTTGTGTATAGTGTATCATAATGCTTCAGTGGCACGGTAAACTGAGAAAGTCATGATTGAAATAGATGGAGCTACCAAATCAGGTTCCGGCACTATCCTTCGTCTGGCTGTGGCTTTGTCTACGCTGCTAGGCCAGGAACTGCACCTATGGAATATTCGGGCCAGGAGAGATAAACCCGGACTCAGACCACAGCATCTTCAGGTGGTCACGGCCTGTGCTCAGATGTGTGGCGGCACAGTGGACGGGGCAAAGGTGGCTTCCAGGGAGATATTTTACCGGCCGGGGAAACACATAAAAGGAGGTTCCTATCAGTGGGAGATAGGCACGGCAGGCTCGACTACCATGTTAGCCATGACCCTGCTGCTGGTGGGATGCTTTGCTGACAAACCTTCTACTTTTCGGATTTCCGGTGGGCTGTTTCAAGATTTCGCCCCTCCTGCCTATCACATGCAATATGTGTTGCTTCCCACCCTGGGAAAGATGGGCATCAGTGCCGAGGTAGAGCTGAAACAGCCCGGATACGTGCCTCGTGGCGCTGGGGCTATAGAAGTTAGGATAGAACCCGTAGCAACCATGCTCAGGCCCTTGCTCCTTTCTGAACAGGGCAAAGTGAGGAAGATCGAGGGCATCGCCCTTTCCTCGCACCTTCAGGAACAGAAGGTGAGCCATAGAATGGCTGACGAATGTCGCAAGCGGCTGGGGGCAGAGGGCTACGGGGCGCATATCGAGTTGGAGTATGATACCCGGGCCGAACAGAAGGGGGCCGCCCTCAGCATATGGGCTGGAACCAGCACCGGGTGCATCATTGGTGCTGACAGGGCGGGGAGGCCGGGGAGGAGGTCAGAGGACATCGGTCGTTACGTGGCGCGCAGCCTTCTCGAGGACTTGAAGACAGGGGCGACGGTGGATAGACACCTGGCCGATCAGTTAATCCCTTACTGCGCTCTGGCTCAGGGGATGAGCCAGTACGTCATACCACAGACAACAGATCATGTGGAAACGAATCTCTGGCTGGTGGGAGAGATTCTGGGGGCCAAAACGGAGTTGGAGAGAAACCGCGTCAAGATTGACGGGATTGGCTATCGGCCAGCACTTCGATGACCTTGGACAAGATACGAAAGCGAAGGGGGCAGTCCCCGAGCAGGCAACTCACAGGGAGACGACCTTCTCTGCTCTCAGCAGCTTGTCGGCTATGGTGTACATATCGGACACCTGACCAACTCCTACCTTGTCCGTCAGTTGTAGGTGCATGAGGCAGGTGCCACAGGTCAGGATTTCCATCCCTTCCTGCTCCAGGCGGCGCAGTTCCTCCAACACCAGAGAATCGCTGGTGGCCAGCCTCACACCGGTGTTGACCAGAATGAGAGTCTCCGGCCTTGACTTGAAGCTACCCAGGGTATGAAGGAATTTCTGCATCAGGATGCTGCCCAACTGCTGATTTTCTCCTCTGCCTAGAAACTCAGAGGCAATGAACAATACTGTGCTAGTGGCAGTCGAGCGAACTTCCCCAAGCGGCTTGGCCCCAGCCTTCGTTAGCGTCAGGTAGATGCCGTCACCTTTTTGCTCTACGGTCACCTGGCAACCCTGGTTCTTCCCCAGCCGGGATACATTGTTGCGAGCGGTCTCATTGTCCACGATGGTGACTACTTCATCGGCCTCCTCTAAGGCCTTCATGGTGAGCGTCACCGGTTGCGGGCAAGAGAGAGTCCTGGCATCAATAACCTTGGCCATCGGTTGTCCTCCTCACCGGCGAATCATCTCCAGAAAGGCATCGATCCTGGTCCTCAATTGTCCCATATCCCCCTCACCGTAGTCGGTCTCCAGGCGCAGCAGAGGTATGCCTTCCTTTCTCAAGGTCTTCTCCACTTTGATACCCTCATAGGCGTAGGTGTGGCAGAACTGGAGGTTGTAGTGCACCACACCATCCGCCTGGTATTCCTTGGCGAGCCTCACGATGTCGTCAAGACGCTCGGCATTGGGGGTAAAACAAGCACAGTGAATATGCATGTACCGCTCAGCGATAGCCTTAAGCTGTTCTTCCACTGTACCCCCAACCTCAGGAACGAGATCACTGAAGGCCCTGGTACCAATACACGATTCCTCACAGACGACGGCAGCGCCGGCTGTCTCCAGGATATGATGCAGTTTCCAGTTAGGGATGGCCATGGGGCTGCCCGAAACGAGGATGCGCGGAGCACCCGCCGGAAATACCCCTTCTCCAGCAGCAACACGCTTCTCTAATTCTTCGGCAAGAGCATTCACCTGCTGGGTGCAGCGGCCCACATCATCGTAGAAGGATACCTGGGTCACCAGCAGGGCATCCTTGCCGCTGATGGGTACTGGGCGGGCCTTGCGGGTGTTGTACAGGCGCTGGAGGGCGCGACGGCGATCGTTAACCGCCTTCGTGGCGCGTGCCAGGCTGTCGGCGGTAATCTTGTTGCCGGTCAGTTTCTCTATGACTTCCTTGAAGGCCATTATCTCTGTCAGCCACAAGTTTTGGCTGCCTGGGTTCTTCTTGTTTGGCACCTCCATGACATAAACAGGATGGTGTTCAGAGAGGAGTTCGAACATCTTCTTCTTGCCATCACAGGTTGTCTCGCCCACAATGAGATGGCTTGTCTGTACATAGGGACAGATGCGACCGAGCTTGAACCCGAAGGAGGACTTGATAAGAGGGCAGGTATCCCGTGGCAGGAGCTGCTCGGCTATGGGTACGGAAAACTGCGCTCCAGCGCATAGCCCCACTGGAACAGCGCCGGCAGCCAGGACGATTTCCTCGGGGACGAAGACGCAGTAGGTAGCCACTACTTTGTTGCCGTCAATGGCTTGCTGTCTCAGTTCCCGTACCCGGATGCCGTGAATATCCCCTACCACGAAGTCGAAGAAGCCCATGCCCTGGGGGCGGTTCTTCTGTGATAGGTGCCACTCCTTATAAATGGGCGGCAGGGCATTCATAAGCGCATCGTGTCGCTCCATATCGATTCCCAGTTCCTTCCACATCTGGCGGTTATCGTCTGCCATTGTTCGCTCTATACTCCTTTCATTACGTAACACTGACTTGATTAAATTATATCATAACCAAATATTGCTGTGCACATAAGTAATATTTATAGCACGTCGGGCAACCAATAACGCCATCCCAGGCTCATGGCTTCCATAAACTGAAGTCCCATAATCAGGTTACACAAGACTTCTTGTAGCTATGAAAAGGCCGGGCAGAAGGAGGGATCGGATCAGGATGGAGAAGTAGCCCAAAAGCACTCATGGGCGTTTGTATGCCCATCGAGGGGGCGGATGGGAGTCGAACCCACCACAGCATCTTGGCCAGAGCCGCGCCCGGTTTTGCAGACCGAGGGGAACCCGGTTCCACCGCCCCCGCCTGTCCTGGATTCGGCCCTGCTCTCCAGGAAGGCTGGCCTAGAATCTATATTCATGAAATTTGTTCTACTAAAATCAGGCAACGGGGGCAAACCTCGCACACGAATCTCGATGACTGTTATTTTTTCGGCTGTAAGAGATACCAATACATCGCCAGGCGTATTCCATGAATGCAGTTGGCAATTGGCCCGTGATTTGCCATACTTTGGTAACAAGTGTTGCTTATGTGTCGTTCATTGTGCAGAAGGGTTAGATTGATTCTAACATAAACAGTACTTTGAGGCAAGCAAAGAGATATTTATAGCCGTACAGGAGGCAAGCATGAACCTCGATTATCTAAGGACCTACCTGGAGGTAATCAGGCTGGGGAGTTTTTCGGAAGCTGCCAAGAAGTTGTCTATCACCCAGCCCGCAGTCTCCTTCCAGATTCGGAAGCTGGAGCGTGAACTTGGCCTTCGTCTCATTGATCGGGGGCAGAAGTCGCTCACCCTGACGGATGCCGGCAAACGCCTCCTCCGTTTTGCCAAGGCGGTTGAGACGGAGCAGGCACGCCTACTGGCTGATCTTGACCGGTTGCGGGAGGAGGTTACAGGTGAAATCGTTATCGCCGCCAGTACCATCCCTGGAGAAATCTTCCTGCCCCCTGTCCTGGGTGAATTCAAAGCACTGCATCCCTCGGTAATGGTTCGGCTGGAAGTCTCCGATTCGATCGCGGTCATCGAGGCGGTACGTGCTGGTTCCCATGAGTTAGGGTTCTGCGGTGTCGCCCCCGGGGCTAAGGAACTGGAGTGCTTCAAGGTAGCGGAGGACGAAATAGTTCTAATTACCTTCCCCGGGCATCCCTTAGCTCAGCGCGATGAGATTTCGCTTCGAGAGCTGGAGGGCGAACTGCTTATCCTGCGTGAGGATAGTTCTGGCACACAGCGAAATCTGAAATCCCTCCTGGCCAAACATGGTGTTGACCCTGGCAAATGGTCGCCCAGTCTGGTCTTGGGTACGAGCCAGGCTGTAGTAGCAGCGGTGGAAGCTAAGGCTGGTATCGCCTTCGTGTCGAACCTGGCCATCAAGAAGAGCCTGGCGCTCGGGCTGGTCAAACAAGTGCCAATTAGAGGGCTAAAGCTCAATCGGAACTTCTACTGTATCTATCGCCGCGAAAGAATTGTCTCCCGCCTGCTCAGTGAGTTCATCACCTTCATTCGATCCAGAGCGCCGCAAGCTTAAAGCCGAATGGAGCAATTAGTGAATGGATATAGTCAGTCGGGTTGAGTTAGGGCCAAGAACCTCGAAGATGGACGTTGCTCAGGACTAGAATCCCCCCTGCCTATCTGTCTTTCGAAAATCTACGGATTCGACAGAGGCAACCGCAATTAGGTCTCCCACGGAAGAGGTGGTATAATAGCGGTAGCTTATCGCAGGGGATTGAGAGGTCAGTATGGTACAAGGTACTCTCCTCGATACGGAAAAGAAGATCACCTCCATTCTGAAGGTCTTGAGCGAATCTTCTGAGCCACTGGGATCGATCACCATAGCCCGGGAACTGGAGCGACATGGCGTTTTCCTTAGCGAAAGAGCCGTTAGATATCATTTGAGAATAACAGACGAGCGAGGCTATACTCGGCCCATGGGCAGAGATGGCAGGATGATTACCCCGAGGGGACTCGAAGAACTGCGGATTGCATTAGCACCCGATCAGATTGGCTTCATTCAAGACAGGCTTGAGCTATTGGCTTTTCAGACTACGTTCGACCCACGAAAGCGAACCGGGCAGGTCCCCGTCAACACCTCACTCATCGAAAAGGGTAAGTTCAAGAAAGCTCTTGGGGTCATGAGAGAGGCGTTCAAAGCTGGCCTATGTGTCAGTGAACTGGTGGCAGTGGCACTGGAGGGGGAGAAGTTGGGCGACGTGGTCATACCGAGCGGGAAAGTCGGCTTTGCTACGGTGTGTGGTGTGACTATAAACGGGGTCCTGTTGAAAGCTGGTATCCCGATGGAATCCAGACTTGGTGGTGTGCTTGAAATCAGGGATTCGACGCCAAGGCGCTTTGTGGCCGTAATCACGTATGGAGGTACGTCCCTGGATCCCTCTGAGCAATACATCCGCGCCAGGATGACTAGCGTAGGGGAAGCTGCCAGAACCGGCAGTGGCAGAATACTGGCCAATTTCCGCGAAATACCGGCACCAGCCAGATCAGTAGTCGAGGAGACCATTGCCAGGCTTAAGGAGGCTGGCGTCGGTGGGGTCTATCTCCTGGGCAATACCAGTGAGCCCGTTTGTCAGATTGCCGTAGGCATGAACCGGGTTGGCATGGTGCTACTCGGTGGGCTCAATCCAGTGGCCTCAGCGGTGGAAGCAGGGATCGAAATTGACAATATCGCTGAAAGCGGCATGATTGACTTCCAACGCCTAACCAGTTTTTGGCAACTGTCGGCTGAACTACCTGGCTAAAGAGGTTTCCCCCCGAAACCTGCTACACGTTCCTCTGTTTTGAGCTTACCAGAAGGCCGACGCTCCTGGTTTTGCTTGTCTTTCCTTATGACGAAACCCTGCTCCCACAGTAGCTGGGAGACGCAAGATAGTGTGGCCGACTAACGCAAGGGCGCTCTCGAAGCCTTCGCCTTTGCTATAGGGAATAGATCAAGGGCCTCTGCCGACGGTATTGAGTGAGAGGCGTCCATCTTCTCCGCTTCTGAATTGACATCTCCACCGTTTGAGACAATAGGCCATAGCTTCCAAAAGCTCCGAAGATGACCATAATTGACTACGGAGGTCAGACCAGTATCCTCCGCTTCTAGGCCTGATGATTAGCCCATGCAGCGACCAAAGTGGTGCCGGAGGGGATAAACGATGGATTCAGGCAGTGGGTTTCAAGGTGTCTGCTCTACACTGTGGTACTCTAAGCACAGAAACAGCTTGACTTGTTGACGTCAACAGTGCGGGGGCTCGCGCTCAGACTCGCGCGAGCAGACTATCAGAAGCCTGTGCTGAGACCTATGTCTACCACGATGCCTTGGCTTTCGCTGGCCTGATGCAGGCGGCCGACATGGGGGATTCCAGAGACATAGGCTGGTATGTTTTTCCGTCGAGAAGAACACTAACCCCTCTCTCTTCCGCTGCTATACACCAGCAGCAGAATACCCAGGATGATGAATACTATCGGCCATGCCCTAACAGAGCCGAACCACCAGGAAAACCCCAAGTCCGCCAGAAACAGGATTACCCCGAGGGCGATAAGGACAACACCCAGGAAATAAGCCGAACCATGCCGTGTTATCTCTCTACCCTTACTGCCGGCTTCCGTGGCTGCCTGCTTGAGATCCTCAATGTTCTCCTTCACCGCCTCCTTGGCAGACAGGTTCGCATTGGAGGCCGACGGCGTGATTATCCACAGGACTATGTAGGCCACAAGGCCGAGAAAAACACCCAACAAGAAGGTTACGAGCACAAAGACCACCCGCACCAGAACGGGGTCTGTTCTGAAGTATTCTGCCAGCCCTCCGCAGACGCCGCCCAGAAGCCGATCCTTTTCGCTGCGGTAAAGCCTGCGCTGCTTCTCCATATTCCCGCCTCCTTTGCGAGCTTAGCCCAAGCCCAGCAGAGCCTCCGTCAGTGGGCCCATCTCCATCTGGAATTGAGTCCACATCCGCCCGTTGGAAAGCCCTCCATCGACAATCAGATTGTGGCCGTTAACAAAGCCCGATTCGTCGCTCGCCAGCCACAGAGCCGCCAGAGCAATGTCCTCCGGAAGCCCAGCTCGCCTGATGGGCTGGAAGGTTGCCAGGACGTTTCTCACCCGCTCGAGCCTCTGGGCGAAATCCTCAGGAGTCAGCCCGGCCGCCTTCTGAAAAATAGGCGTGGCAATAAACCCTGGGGAAATACAGTTCACCCGTATGCCGCTCTCCCCCAACTCCATGGCCACGGAGTGAGTCAGGTGGATAACGGCCGCCTTGGCAGCACTGTAGATGTGATCACTCTCAACGACTCGAACGCCGGCGATGCTGGCCGTGTTGATGATACTGCCCCCACCCTGGCGTTTCATCACCGGTGCAGAATACTTCATGCCCAGAAACGGCCCCCGGATGAGGAGGGCCACAGTGCTATCAAAACCGTCGGTGGGTATGTCTTCAATTGGCCCCATGGGGCCGCCAGCGCCAGCGTTGTTCAACAAGCAGTCCAGTCGCCCGAAATGTTGCACGGCGCAGTCGACCATGGCCTTCACATCGCTTTCCTGTGTCACATCCGTGTGAAGGTACGTGGCCTTCGCTCCTAGTTCCTTCGCCAGGCTTTTTCCTTTGTCATCTTGAATATCTGCCATCATTACTCTGGCCCCTTCTTTGACAAACAGCCGCACTGTAGCCTCACCTATGCCGCTGGCTCCACCTGTGATTACTGCCACTTTGCCATCGAGCTTTCCCATATTTCTCCTTCCTTTCATCTCCTTTGGTCTTGCGCTATAGCTTCAATCAAGGGCTTATATCTCCCCTACATTCCACCCCCACTTCTTATGAACGCCGTTCCCCTCCTTTAATATACAGCAATCTTAGCCAGCGAAATAGCCCCGATTTCCCCAGCTAAGACGCCACCGAAATGGGCCCGAATCAGGCTCTTGTGAATATCGTCCTCAGCTATTTGACATCCAGCAGTGGCGGGGATCATCATTAGTTCAAACTGTTTTCGACGCCCAGCGTGTCTTGATCAAGGATTGAAATGAGAAGTCCCGTATCCTACCGTTCCCTCCGCGTCTGGCAGCGGAACCGCGATGTTTTCTTCAAGCTTTGGCGCACCGAGGTGCCCGGCTT from the Chloroflexota bacterium genome contains:
- a CDS encoding DUF128 domain-containing protein; this translates as MVQGTLLDTEKKITSILKVLSESSEPLGSITIARELERHGVFLSERAVRYHLRITDERGYTRPMGRDGRMITPRGLEELRIALAPDQIGFIQDRLELLAFQTTFDPRKRTGQVPVNTSLIEKGKFKKALGVMREAFKAGLCVSELVAVALEGEKLGDVVIPSGKVGFATVCGVTINGVLLKAGIPMESRLGGVLEIRDSTPRRFVAVITYGGTSLDPSEQYIRARMTSVGEAARTGSGRILANFREIPAPARSVVEETIARLKEAGVGGVYLLGNTSEPVCQIAVGMNRVGMVLLGGLNPVASAVEAGIEIDNIAESGMIDFQRLTSFWQLSAELPG
- a CDS encoding PspC domain-containing protein; amino-acid sequence: MEKQRRLYRSEKDRLLGGVCGGLAEYFRTDPVLVRVVFVLVTFLLGVFLGLVAYIVLWIITPSASNANLSAKEAVKENIEDLKQAATEAGSKGREITRHGSAYFLGVVLIALGVILFLADLGFSWWFGSVRAWPIVFIILGILLLVYSSGRERG
- a CDS encoding glucose 1-dehydrogenase yields the protein MGKLDGKVAVITGGASGIGEATVRLFVKEGARVMMADIQDDKGKSLAKELGAKATYLHTDVTQESDVKAMVDCAVQHFGRLDCLLNNAGAGGPMGPIEDIPTDGFDSTVALLIRGPFLGMKYSAPVMKRQGGGSIINTASIAGVRVVESDHIYSAAKAAVIHLTHSVAMELGESGIRVNCISPGFIATPIFQKAAGLTPEDFAQRLERVRNVLATFQPIRRAGLPEDIALAALWLASDESGFVNGHNLIVDGGLSNGRMWTQFQMEMGPLTEALLGLG